The genomic interval GGTGTACGATGTCGCGACCGTCTGGACATCCACAGGGGCAATGCTCCTTCATCCGCCAGTGAGGCGACCAACCGCGATGCACTGCCCACCGCCAACAGATAGGTGCTGATGCACAGTCCCGTGGTCAGTAAGGTGATCACCGTCATCGTCGCGCGACCGAACAGCGGCGTCAATACCAACGCCAAACGAAGCGGATGTGTTCCTGCCTCCGGAACGCGGGCGGGATCAATCCATTGTGTCGCTGCCGCCACAACCAGACTGACCAGTGTCACCACCACGGCGCTGTAGGCGATCGCCCGGGGAATCGTTCTTCTGAGGTCCCGCACCTCCAAGCTGTAATTGCCGATCATTTCCCAACCGACCAATGCCCAGAACAACAGGAGTAAACCATATCCGAAGTCGGACAGGTGAAACGGCGTTTGCCACAACGATCCGCTGCGGAAATAGGGAACCGCGGCCAAACTCCCCACTACCAGCGTACCTGCCGCCAGCGAAGATAACACCAGGGAGACACGGCTCACCCATGCGAGCGGCCACAACAAGATGGTGAAACAGATTCCCAGCAGGAGAAAAGCGAGCATCATGGTATGTCCGCGATCTCCCGCCAGCCACACACTCAGATACTCGGCTGACGTGAGCATCACCGCAACCGGCCCCACAAACACGGCCGCGATCAGAAATTGCGCCGCCAACCGTTTGATCGGCCGGCCGAACGCGGTTTCCACGGCCAACGCCATACCGGCTTCACCGGGATACCGAATGGTCAAGTGCCCGAACAAATACGCAAACAAAAAACTCAGCCCCATCGTTACGGTCCATGCGATAATCGCCTGATCGCCCGCAATCCGATACACCAGCGGGGGCAAGAGGATGATGCCCGAACCCAACACCGGTCCGATGATCAATCCGCTCAACAGCACGGGCCCCAATTTTCGCTCCACTCCCATGGTTTGTCCCTTCTTTCTCTCAACAGGAGTCTCTTTTTTCAACTTTGATTATACGCCCGTATCTGCTATTAATAAAATAGATGGTTTTGATCATATGGATCGGAAAAGACGATTGATGAACCGGAGGGGAGAAACTTGGAACTGCGTCACTTGAAAACGTTCAAGGTCGTTGCCGATATGGGCGGATTCACCCGCGCTGCCGAGGCATTGGGGTATGCGCAATCCACCATCACCTCTCACATTCAGGCGCTGGAACGGGAACTGGGACGCCCGTTATTCGACCGATTGGGAAAAACAGTGGTGCTCACCTCCGCCGGTGAACGGCTGTACGAATACGCCGCGCAAATCCTCCGACTCTCTCAGGCGGCAGAATCGGCGGTGACGGACGATTCACAACCCGCAGGCAGGTTGACAATCGGTGCCCCGGAATCGTTGACGGTTTATCGTTTACCGGCCATCATGCGTGAATACAAGGAACGGTACCCCGATGTGCAAATCGTGCTGATGCCCAGTCAGTGCTGGGAAATGTCTCCCAAACTGCGTGCCGGTGAACTGGATGTCGCCTTCCTGCTGGCACCGCCCGCCGAAGAGCCGGACATGCACGTGGAAACGTTGTTGGCCGAACCGATGGCGTTGATCGCCTCACCCCGACATCCGCTGAAGGACCGGGCATGTGTCCATCCTGAAGACTTGGTTAACGAAACCCTGCTGAAAACGGAAAAAGGATGCAGTTACCGCCAGTGTTTCGAACATGACATGAAATCAGTACATCCTGCTCATGAGATCGAATTTTGGAATATCGAGGCGATCAAACAATGTGTCATGGCGGGCCTCGGCATCGCCTACCTGCCCCGGATCACGGTGGAAACCGAGCTGAACGAGGGGAAATTGATCGCACTCCCATGGTACCAGGATCAGCCGGTCGTACTCACCCAGTTGGCGTATCACAAGAACAAATGGCTGTCCCCCGCTTTGCGTGCGTTTGTCGACATGGTGCGCCAACATGCGGAACGGTGGCGGGAAAAGACGTCCATCATGCGTGTATAGTTGACCAACCCATGTCCAATAACAAAGCCGGTTCCCGATCCGAACAGACCGGGGAACCGGCTTTCACAATGACGGATGAATTATAGCTCAATCTCAAACTGGACGGCGTCAAAGTTCTGACCCGGCCAGCGAATGGTTCCAATTTCCTTGCAACCCCAACGCCGGTACATATCCGGCAGCCACGGATGATCCTTTGCCGTATCGAGATACAGTTTCTTTCGTCCCCGTTCCTTGGCCCGTTCCTGCGCAAATTCAAACAGCATTTTGCCCAGGCCTTGTCCTTTCAGCTCCGGGGCGATGCTGAACCAACTGAGTGTATCCCGCGTTTCATCGTTGTCTTGCAGCCGAACCGTTCCCCAAATGCGGTCATCCTCGTCTGCGATCACGTACAGCTCATCTTCGCGAATGCTCTCTTCCACACGCTTGACGGAAACATCCACCGCTTCCATGTTAAACCCGTACTTTTTGATCGGTCGATACGCCTTGTGCAAATGTTGCTGAATCTTGCGCGCGTCCTTTACCTGGGCAGGGCGAATCGTCCACATGATTTCTCCTCCTTCAGTTGTTGTCGCGTTGGTTTATTCCCTCCTCATTCAAAATCAAACGTGAAATTGTATTCAGGTTACAGAAATGAACGGCTGTCCCGAAAATGCTTGAAGGGTGGCTCACGAAAAAATGCCACCCTTCAGCAATGCCCTAACGTTTCAGATTCCACTCATCCCGGCCGTACCTCGTTTCCACCAATTGTTGGACAAGCGTTTCCTCATACGCCGACAGTTCACCGGGCGACAGCCGCAATCCCATCCCTTTTTCAAATCCGCGCGTAAAGGCTTCCAAGGCTTCTTCCATCATAACAGGGGTATCCCGCAGTTGATTGATGGCCACCGCTTTTTCAAGAAAACCGGCCTTCATCCGCTCCTTCACACGGTCGGAGGGAAAACGGAGCACATCGAACAGCAAGTCCGCATCCAGATCGAGCAAAATGGAACCGTGTTGCAAAATGACGCCCCGTTGCCTCGTCTGCGCACTGCCGGCCACCTTGCGCCCTTCCACGACCAGTTCATACCAGGAGGGAGAATCGAAACAAGCAGCCGATCCCATGGAAGCAAAATGTTCTTTCTCGGATTCGTCCGCCAGCGACACCATGTCCGCCTGCAAGCCCAGTTGGCGGAAGCCTTCCAGCAGTCCGTTGCTGATCACCCGATACGATTGGGTTACCGAGCGAGGGATGCCCGGATACGATTCGGATACGATGATGCTGTAAGTCAACTCCCGATCATGCAGAACAGCCCTGCCACCTGTCGGGCGCCGAACAAAGCCCAAACCATGCTTGCGTAATTGCTCCAGATCCACTTCTTTTTCGACCCGCTGAAAATAGCCGATGGACAGCGTCGGGGGATTCCATCCGTAGAACCGGATGGTGGGCGGTGCCTTGCCCTCGCTGTGCGCGATCAGAATCGCCTCATCCACCGCCATGTTTTTCGCTGCGTTTTGGTATCCCGTCCACAGCAATCGCCACGTGTTTTCCATCTTCCATGTTCCTCCGTACTGATGAAAGAGTCGTTTTCTTGGTCACCGGTACGCCTTTTCCCATCTCGTCCCCGGCAACACTCCAGCTCAAAGGTCCCTCGCCCGGAACAGGTCACCCTTTTCCGGATTCGATCGGGTATCAATACTGTCCCACCTGCGCCCTGCAAGGAAGCAGATCATGTTCGCTCCGAACCGGCGTGCAGGACGTGGAAAAATACGCTTCGCTCATAGGAAGTTGCCCATGATTTCATGCCTGCGCTTTCCGGGGCTTCGTTCCGCGGGCCTGCGCTCACCTGGGAAACATGTGCTTCCTCCAGATTTGCCAGACACGCACTAGTCAACATCCACTCTGTCGTTGCCCATTAACCAGTCAACCGTTTGCCGCATCGCCTCGTCAAACGGAGTAATCGTGTATCCCAGCTCGCGGATCGCCTTTTGCGAAGAATAATAGATGCGACGCCCCGTCAATTTGGCCAAATCCCATGATAATGCAGGTTCCCGGCCGCTGATCCAGGAAAGGGCTTCGGAAACCAGCGCAATCGGGATCGCCGCCTTCCGTTTCAACACACGGATCGGTTTGTCCGAGCCAC from Polycladomyces zharkentensis carries:
- a CDS encoding LysR family transcriptional regulator, encoding MELRHLKTFKVVADMGGFTRAAEALGYAQSTITSHIQALERELGRPLFDRLGKTVVLTSAGERLYEYAAQILRLSQAAESAVTDDSQPAGRLTIGAPESLTVYRLPAIMREYKERYPDVQIVLMPSQCWEMSPKLRAGELDVAFLLAPPAEEPDMHVETLLAEPMALIASPRHPLKDRACVHPEDLVNETLLKTEKGCSYRQCFEHDMKSVHPAHEIEFWNIEAIKQCVMAGLGIAYLPRITVETELNEGKLIALPWYQDQPVVLTQLAYHKNKWLSPALRAFVDMVRQHAERWREKTSIMRV
- a CDS encoding APC family permease; the encoded protein is MGVERKLGPVLLSGLIIGPVLGSGIILLPPLVYRIAGDQAIIAWTVTMGLSFLFAYLFGHLTIRYPGEAGMALAVETAFGRPIKRLAAQFLIAAVFVGPVAVMLTSAEYLSVWLAGDRGHTMMLAFLLLGICFTILLWPLAWVSRVSLVLSSLAAGTLVVGSLAAVPYFRSGSLWQTPFHLSDFGYGLLLLFWALVGWEMIGNYSLEVRDLRRTIPRAIAYSAVVVTLVSLVVAAATQWIDPARVPEAGTHPLRLALVLTPLFGRATMTVITLLTTGLCISTYLLAVGSASRLVASLADEGALPLWMSRRSRHRTPVGGLIFLTVIHLTVLTFTALGWLHLERLVSIADAFFLCNALLGIVAAFRLFPQKRMKTVAILLGSGFVIILAFSPWWVLLMIVGMVGLQLYRSRTERLKQQPMERS
- a CDS encoding lipoate--protein ligase family protein; the encoded protein is MENTWRLLWTGYQNAAKNMAVDEAILIAHSEGKAPPTIRFYGWNPPTLSIGYFQRVEKEVDLEQLRKHGLGFVRRPTGGRAVLHDRELTYSIIVSESYPGIPRSVTQSYRVISNGLLEGFRQLGLQADMVSLADESEKEHFASMGSAACFDSPSWYELVVEGRKVAGSAQTRQRGVILQHGSILLDLDADLLFDVLRFPSDRVKERMKAGFLEKAVAINQLRDTPVMMEEALEAFTRGFEKGMGLRLSPGELSAYEETLVQQLVETRYGRDEWNLKR
- a CDS encoding GNAT family N-acetyltransferase, with product MWTIRPAQVKDARKIQQHLHKAYRPIKKYGFNMEAVDVSVKRVEESIREDELYVIADEDDRIWGTVRLQDNDETRDTLSWFSIAPELKGQGLGKMLFEFAQERAKERGRKKLYLDTAKDHPWLPDMYRRWGCKEIGTIRWPGQNFDAVQFEIEL